Proteins encoded by one window of Coleofasciculus chthonoplastes PCC 7420:
- a CDS encoding ABC transporter permease, whose amino-acid sequence MVQPTELVIEAGRTEQQYWKDLWRYRELFYFLAWRDILVRYKQTIIGIAWALIRPFLTMMVFTVVFSKIAKLPSEAGAPYPILVFAAMLPWQFFANSLSECSNSLITNANLISKVYFPRLIVPTSAVIVSFVDFMISGIILLGLMAWYDFVPSWRIMTLPLFIGIAFMASMGVGLWLASLNVKYRDFRYIVPFIVQFGLYISPVGFSSSLVPEGWRFIYSLNPMVGVIDGFRWAILGGESKLYLPGFTLSLGLVALLFASGIWYFRKVERTFADVI is encoded by the coding sequence AGCAGTATTGGAAAGACTTGTGGCGTTATCGGGAGTTGTTTTATTTCCTAGCGTGGCGGGATATTCTGGTGCGCTATAAGCAGACAATTATTGGTATTGCTTGGGCGCTGATTCGACCATTTCTGACCATGATGGTGTTTACCGTGGTGTTTAGCAAAATTGCCAAGTTGCCGTCGGAAGCAGGTGCGCCCTATCCAATTTTGGTATTTGCAGCGATGTTACCCTGGCAGTTTTTTGCCAACTCCCTTTCTGAGTGCAGTAATAGTTTGATTACTAATGCCAATTTGATTTCTAAGGTGTATTTTCCCCGCTTAATCGTGCCAACGAGTGCAGTGATCGTCAGTTTCGTCGATTTTATGATTTCGGGGATAATTTTGCTGGGGTTGATGGCATGGTATGATTTCGTACCCAGTTGGCGGATTATGACGCTACCGTTGTTTATTGGCATTGCGTTTATGGCGTCGATGGGAGTGGGGTTGTGGTTAGCATCACTGAATGTTAAGTATCGGGATTTTCGCTACATTGTGCCGTTTATCGTGCAGTTTGGGCTGTATATTTCCCCAGTAGGATTTAGTAGTAGTTTGGTGCCAGAAGGGTGGCGGTTTATTTATTCGCTCAACCCGATGGTGGGGGTGATTGATGGCTTCCGTTGGGCGATTTTAGGGGGTGAGTCGAAGCTGTATTTACCAGGGTTTACGTTGTCGCTGGGTTTAGTGGCGCTGTTGTTTGCCAGTGGGATTTGGTATTTCCGAAAGGTGGAGCGGACGTTTGCAGACGTAATTTAG